In the genome of Solibacillus silvestris, one region contains:
- a CDS encoding silver transporter, whose protein sequence is MTSIVTVSPMCNIYEQVKWKCKAYSSMFSTVLIVYILMGLLSGGMSGSVGRGVSFVNYEERFYSLDGFFIYTIMLMLILGWMLASKQLSRQNYSIVTTNLTEVVSTGIFLIVLCVFTLAAAVSTLTISVLINLLSTGDQSLYYDSNISFIAIIGFIVCTLLAASVGYFLHAVFNFSKIAFIILAVGMFLLIRQYTFDTWQFVFGDGTMQIIGRSAVYVVILWLLIALIRRKREVTRQ, encoded by the coding sequence ATGACATCTATCGTAACAGTAAGTCCAATGTGTAATATTTATGAGCAGGTGAAGTGGAAATGTAAGGCGTACAGTTCAATGTTCAGTACGGTGCTGATTGTATATATTTTAATGGGTTTACTTTCAGGTGGTATGAGCGGCTCTGTAGGAAGAGGCGTCAGCTTTGTTAATTATGAGGAGCGATTCTATTCTCTGGACGGATTTTTTATCTATACAATCATGCTAATGCTGATTTTAGGATGGATGCTCGCTTCAAAGCAGCTTTCCCGGCAAAACTACTCGATTGTCACGACAAATCTGACGGAAGTTGTATCAACCGGAATATTCCTGATAGTATTATGTGTTTTTACACTTGCAGCAGCGGTTAGTACTTTAACGATTTCCGTTTTAATCAATCTGTTGAGTACAGGAGATCAGAGTTTGTATTACGACTCTAATATTTCATTTATTGCAATTATCGGTTTTATTGTTTGTACATTACTCGCTGCATCAGTCGGCTATTTTTTGCATGCCGTGTTCAATTTCTCAAAGATTGCTTTTATCATACTCGCTGTCGGTATGTTCTTACTAATTCGTCAATATACATTTGATACATGGCAATTTGTTTTTGGTGATGGAACAATGCAAATTATTGGGAGAAGTGCTGTTTATGTCGTAATTTTATGGCTTCTAATTGCGTTGATCCGTCGAAAAAGGGAGGTGACACGCCAATGA
- a CDS encoding glucose-6-phosphate isomerase: protein MIGGVMFLVLILGIVMIFTSLLITKIRIWKPKRTFWFAAVYLSCGIMAFIYLLFVSGNVEKIASDKVLKEQLEETEQLEKDLKNRRFESLKEEHLKFTETFEAKEENIEIIRNENSYYLPVVISWTDSAENKIEASYYETPLYLNRVYISPYVKAPKIEWDDNKLYIIETETKITAKSMRLSMELLNSTEYESYNNPLNELIGKRILHLNVPKQFNIIDKDGWY from the coding sequence ATGATAGGTGGGGTTATGTTTCTTGTTCTAATACTAGGTATAGTTATGATTTTTACTAGCCTTTTAATTACAAAAATACGAATCTGGAAGCCGAAGCGTACGTTTTGGTTTGCGGCTGTTTACCTTAGTTGTGGAATTATGGCGTTTATATATTTGCTGTTTGTGTCGGGCAATGTGGAAAAGATAGCTTCAGATAAGGTTTTAAAGGAGCAACTGGAGGAAACCGAACAGCTGGAGAAAGATTTAAAAAATCGCCGGTTTGAAAGCTTAAAGGAAGAGCATTTAAAATTTACGGAAACATTTGAAGCGAAAGAAGAAAATATTGAAATTATACGTAATGAAAATAGCTATTACTTACCGGTTGTTATTTCATGGACGGATTCAGCCGAAAATAAAATAGAGGCTTCTTATTACGAAACACCGCTTTACTTGAATCGTGTTTATATTTCGCCATATGTTAAAGCACCAAAAATCGAGTGGGATGACAATAAACTATACATTATAGAGACCGAAACGAAAATAACAGCGAAATCAATGCGTTTATCTATGGAACTTTTAAACTCTACTGAGTACGAAAGCTACAATAATCCACTCAACGAATTAATTGGTAAACGGATTTTACACTTGAATGTTCCGAAACAGTTCAATATTATTGATAAAGATGGGTGGTATTAG
- a CDS encoding alanyl-tRNA editing protein, which yields MKNLFYYKDAMMKEFTAQVVKTGKDDTGNFIVLDNTAFYPTGGGQPHDTGWINDVEIIDVEKINEEIRHYTAADVSNISGEISGKLHWSRRFDHMQQHAGQHILSAAFVELFDMATVSFHLGTELVTIDLNVGEVSEDQLAAVEKRANEIILENRPIETKWVTKEELAQYNLRKDVKVDEDIRLVIIPDYDYNGCGGTHPTSTGQVGLLKILATEKMKKQIRIHFICGNRVLQQLAMRKQVLSDVARQLSASEEEAANALRKFTKAAKQTEKSLTEAQDTLLEFEAKELAKETVAAATFENRSIQSLQKLARFITQQNGEAIALLVANNEDKLQFVAARGSEQTKSMKDISAAALPLINGKGGGNDALVQGGGEKAITAEALIKAMKEAVQ from the coding sequence TTGAAAAATTTATTTTATTACAAAGATGCAATGATGAAGGAATTTACGGCACAGGTTGTGAAAACAGGCAAAGATGACACGGGAAACTTCATCGTATTAGACAATACGGCCTTTTATCCTACAGGTGGCGGACAACCCCATGATACCGGCTGGATTAATGATGTGGAAATTATCGATGTTGAGAAAATTAATGAGGAAATTCGTCATTATACGGCAGCCGATGTGTCGAATATTTCCGGGGAAATATCCGGGAAACTTCATTGGTCGCGCCGATTCGACCATATGCAACAACATGCGGGGCAACATATTTTATCAGCGGCCTTTGTTGAATTATTCGATATGGCGACAGTGAGCTTCCACCTAGGAACAGAGCTTGTCACCATCGATTTAAATGTTGGTGAAGTATCAGAAGATCAGCTGGCAGCAGTGGAAAAACGGGCTAACGAAATTATTTTGGAAAACCGACCTATTGAAACAAAGTGGGTAACAAAAGAAGAATTAGCTCAATATAACCTGCGGAAAGATGTAAAAGTCGACGAAGATATCCGTTTAGTCATTATCCCTGACTATGACTACAATGGCTGTGGCGGTACACACCCTACTTCTACCGGACAAGTAGGTTTATTGAAGATTTTAGCTACCGAGAAAATGAAAAAACAGATTCGCATACATTTCATATGCGGTAATCGCGTATTACAGCAGCTGGCAATGCGCAAACAGGTATTAAGCGATGTGGCACGTCAGTTGAGTGCATCGGAAGAAGAAGCAGCTAATGCGTTGCGCAAATTCACGAAAGCAGCAAAACAAACAGAGAAAAGTTTAACGGAAGCACAAGATACCCTTCTTGAATTCGAAGCAAAAGAACTTGCAAAAGAAACCGTTGCAGCCGCGACTTTCGAAAACCGTTCGATCCAAAGCCTGCAGAAGCTTGCCCGTTTTATTACACAGCAAAATGGTGAGGCAATTGCCCTGCTCGTTGCCAATAATGAAGACAAGCTACAATTTGTTGCGGCACGCGGAAGTGAACAAACGAAATCGATGAAAGATATTTCTGCAGCTGCTTTACCGCTTATTAATGGTAAAGGCGGCGGCAATGATGCGCTTGTACAAGGTGGCGGTGAGAAGGCAATAACTGCAGAAGCACTGATTAAGGCAATGAAGGAAGCAGTTCAATAA
- a CDS encoding pullulanase, whose translation MNITQFSIEEILDPTKIIEGKRYEFLLDVEVDEEDELYSAAGLEIRVIVGVIDDNVRIVNYFIIDKANNEFLDFALEEDEEAMILAFCKEELSADSSEIEAE comes from the coding sequence ATGAATATTACGCAATTTTCAATAGAAGAAATTTTAGATCCGACAAAGATTATTGAAGGTAAGCGCTATGAGTTTTTATTAGATGTAGAAGTGGATGAGGAAGATGAACTGTATTCCGCTGCAGGATTAGAAATTCGAGTAATTGTAGGGGTAATTGACGATAACGTACGCATCGTGAACTATTTTATTATCGATAAAGCAAATAATGAGTTTTTGGATTTTGCATTGGAAGAAGATGAAGAAGCGATGATTCTGGCATTTTGCAAAGAGGAATTATCTGCTGATTCTAGTGAAATAGAAGCTGAATAA
- a CDS encoding Na+/H+ antiporter subunit D (subunit D of antiporter complex involved in resistance to high concentrations of Na+, K+, Li+ and/or alkali; contains an oxidoreductase domain; catalyzes the transfer of electrons from NADH to ubiquinone), which produces MNNIIVLPMIVPIITAALLVFLNNNIKLQRVVSLVTMIFVVGTSVVLLQLIQTEGIMRIDFSGWAPPFGILFVADSFSVLLVLTASLVTMFCLIYAFSTIGERHEKMYFYPFVLFLLAGVNGSFLTGDIFNLFVCFEVMLLASYVLVALGGGKIQLRESIKYVLINVVASWIFLVALAFLYGTLKTLNMAHIAQRVAEAGQDPLLTVVALVFLIVFALKGGLLLFFWLPGSYSVPPTAVQALFAALLTKVGMYALFRTFTLMFPLQPEITHTAIGVMAGLTIIAGCMGAFSGRDVRTIATYNVIISVGFILVALAIGTESAMAGAVYYLIHDMLGKALLFLLIGTMVLLTGEIVVKNMNGLIRIYPLFGWLFFIMMCALVGIPPLSGFIGKVLIGQGAVEAEAYILLALAFGSSIIVLYSLLRIFLASFFGETSINEEDKIRMPRGAMVSFILLTICIVGLGVGAEGLAVYVNDAAYTLSNPAVYIDAVLNTNK; this is translated from the coding sequence ATGAATAATATAATTGTTTTACCAATGATCGTGCCGATTATAACGGCCGCATTGTTAGTATTTTTAAATAATAATATTAAACTTCAGCGGGTTGTAAGTTTAGTGACAATGATTTTCGTAGTGGGGACTTCTGTTGTCCTGCTGCAGCTTATTCAGACAGAAGGTATTATGCGTATAGACTTTAGTGGCTGGGCACCGCCGTTCGGTATTTTATTTGTTGCCGATTCATTTTCGGTACTCCTTGTTTTAACGGCAAGTCTTGTGACGATGTTCTGTTTAATTTATGCCTTTTCCACAATCGGCGAGCGTCATGAAAAAATGTACTTCTATCCGTTTGTATTATTCTTACTAGCAGGTGTAAACGGATCGTTTTTAACAGGCGATATTTTCAATTTATTCGTTTGTTTTGAAGTAATGCTTCTTGCGTCATACGTCCTTGTTGCTCTTGGCGGAGGAAAGATACAGCTGCGCGAGTCAATCAAGTATGTGCTCATTAATGTTGTCGCATCCTGGATTTTCCTCGTTGCACTGGCATTCTTGTATGGAACGCTAAAGACGCTTAATATGGCGCATATTGCACAGCGTGTTGCAGAAGCCGGTCAAGACCCGTTATTAACGGTTGTCGCACTTGTTTTCCTAATTGTTTTTGCTTTAAAAGGAGGCTTGCTGCTGTTCTTTTGGCTGCCTGGTTCATACAGTGTGCCGCCAACAGCAGTACAGGCATTATTTGCGGCATTGTTAACAAAAGTCGGCATGTATGCATTGTTCCGTACGTTCACGCTCATGTTCCCGTTACAGCCGGAAATTACGCATACGGCCATCGGTGTGATGGCAGGGCTGACGATTATAGCGGGTTGTATGGGCGCATTTTCCGGACGAGATGTTCGGACAATTGCTACGTATAACGTCATCATTAGTGTTGGCTTTATACTGGTGGCACTTGCGATTGGAACAGAATCCGCAATGGCAGGAGCGGTCTATTATTTAATCCACGACATGCTCGGTAAGGCGTTACTGTTTTTACTTATTGGAACAATGGTGCTATTAACAGGGGAAATTGTCGTAAAAAATATGAATGGTTTAATTCGAATTTATCCATTATTCGGCTGGCTGTTCTTTATTATGATGTGTGCACTTGTCGGAATTCCGCCGTTAAGCGGATTTATCGGGAAAGTATTGATCGGCCAGGGTGCTGTTGAAGCAGAGGCCTATATTTTATTGGCATTGGCATTTGGCTCGAGTATCATCGTACTCTATTCATTATTGCGTATTTTTCTTGCTTCATTTTTTGGAGAAACATCGATTAATGAAGAGGACAAAATTCGGATGCCACGTGGTGCGATGGTATCGTTCATACTATTGACGATTTGTATCGTTGGCTTGGGAGTTGGCGCAGAAGGGCTGGCGGTCTATGTTAATGATGCAGCATACACATTATCAAACCCTGCTGTTTACATTGATGCGGTTTTAAATACGAATAAATAA
- a CDS encoding cation:proton antiporter (subunit E of antiporter complex involved in resistance to high concentrations of Na+, K+, Li+ and/or alkali) has translation MLGQFIINLFIAALWFLLKDDPTADFTTFMSGFLVGTLILYAMHRFFGTQFYLRRVLKIIKLILIFIRELLSSSVSVLKQVLDPQMNFTPGIFTYETKLEGDYQVTTLALLLTLTPGSVVMEVSEDNSTFYIHAMDIEESKETVLRSIGKFERAILEVTQ, from the coding sequence TTGTTAGGTCAATTTATTATTAATTTATTTATTGCGGCGCTTTGGTTTTTGTTAAAGGATGATCCAACTGCAGACTTTACGACATTTATGTCAGGATTTTTAGTCGGAACATTGATTTTATATGCTATGCACCGATTTTTCGGAACACAGTTTTACTTGCGTCGTGTATTAAAGATTATTAAGCTCATCCTAATATTTATTCGAGAGCTGCTTTCATCAAGTGTTTCTGTATTAAAACAAGTGCTAGATCCACAGATGAATTTTACACCAGGTATTTTCACTTATGAAACAAAATTAGAAGGAGACTACCAAGTAACGACATTGGCCCTGTTATTAACGTTAACTCCGGGTTCTGTTGTAATGGAAGTCTCAGAAGATAACAGTACGTTTTATATTCACGCGATGGATATAGAAGAATCGAAAGAAACGGTACTCCGTTCAATCGGCAAGTTTGAACGTGCCATTTTGGAGGTGACACAATGA
- a CDS encoding GntR family transcriptional regulator, translating into MIFNTQSTMPIYMQVAEWIENEILADRLLPEGKVYSQYQLAEIFNINPATAGKGLTILVEKEILYKKRGLGMFVVGDAKYRILTTRRSDTLTKMAKEIVEEAKRLGVMDEDLIELIKHIQKEG; encoded by the coding sequence TTGATATTTAATACACAAAGTACAATGCCTATTTATATGCAAGTAGCGGAATGGATCGAAAATGAGATATTGGCCGATCGGCTGCTACCGGAAGGGAAAGTTTATTCCCAATATCAGCTTGCTGAAATTTTTAATATTAATCCGGCAACTGCCGGAAAAGGCCTGACAATTTTAGTTGAAAAAGAAATTCTATATAAAAAGAGAGGGCTTGGAATGTTTGTGGTCGGGGATGCAAAATATCGGATTTTAACAACAAGACGAAGTGATACATTGACGAAGATGGCAAAGGAAATCGTAGAAGAGGCAAAACGTTTAGGCGTGATGGATGAAGATTTAATTGAGTTAATCAAACATATTCAAAAGGAGGGGTGA
- a CDS encoding gamma-glutamyltransferase — MDFLHYPYPSKRNTVIANRGMVATSQPLAAQAGLDILKKGGNAVDAAIATAAALTVVEPTSNGIGGDAFALVWMRDELYGLNASGPSPKSFSKKALTERGLDQIPMHGVIPVTVPGAPSAWAALSKRFGKLPLSEVLAPAISYAEEGYPISVTLGHYWQSAYKKYKKNFTSEEFQHWFETFSIDGRMPEIGEVWNSPAHGDTLRKIAKTNGEAFYKGEVADKIDAFIRKHNGFLTKDDLESYEPEWVNPIKVHYKGYDVWEIPPNGQGIVAQMALNIYQHAESKWHDAETLHNQIEAMKLAYTDGKAFITETIDMPINVETLLSKTYGESRFAEISNTALEPKPFDIPKGGTVYLATADADGNMVSYIQSNYMGFGSGVVIPETGVALQNRGYDFSLDEAHPNFLKPGKRTFNTIIPGFLTKENEAVGPFGVMGGYMQPQGHFQVITSTVDFALNPQAALDMPRWQWIGEKRVEVEPHFPNYLVQALQRKGHDIRVAVDGGSFGRGQIIWRDQKTGVLYGGTEPRTDGAIAAW; from the coding sequence GTGGACTTTTTACATTATCCGTATCCAAGTAAGCGGAATACGGTCATCGCCAATCGAGGTATGGTCGCAACATCTCAGCCGCTCGCAGCACAGGCAGGACTGGATATTTTAAAAAAAGGCGGCAATGCAGTCGATGCAGCGATCGCAACAGCGGCGGCACTAACTGTCGTTGAGCCTACCTCAAACGGAATCGGCGGCGATGCATTTGCGCTCGTCTGGATGAGGGATGAACTTTACGGGTTAAACGCTTCAGGACCTTCTCCTAAGTCGTTTTCCAAAAAAGCCTTAACCGAACGCGGACTTGATCAAATTCCGATGCATGGAGTTATTCCTGTTACTGTTCCAGGTGCTCCATCAGCATGGGCGGCCTTGTCAAAGCGGTTCGGGAAGCTGCCACTGAGTGAAGTATTAGCCCCTGCCATCTCGTATGCAGAAGAAGGATATCCGATTTCTGTAACGCTCGGACACTACTGGCAATCGGCCTATAAAAAGTATAAAAAGAATTTTACATCCGAAGAATTCCAGCACTGGTTTGAAACATTTTCCATTGATGGACGGATGCCGGAAATTGGTGAAGTGTGGAATTCACCAGCACATGGAGATACGTTGCGCAAAATCGCCAAAACAAATGGGGAGGCTTTCTATAAAGGCGAAGTTGCAGACAAAATTGATGCTTTTATAAGAAAACATAACGGCTTTCTTACAAAGGACGATTTGGAAAGCTATGAACCGGAGTGGGTAAACCCGATAAAAGTGCATTACAAAGGCTATGATGTATGGGAAATCCCGCCGAATGGCCAGGGCATTGTTGCACAAATGGCGCTGAATATTTATCAGCATGCCGAATCGAAGTGGCATGATGCCGAGACACTACATAATCAAATCGAAGCGATGAAGCTTGCGTATACGGACGGTAAAGCATTTATCACAGAAACAATTGATATGCCGATAAATGTCGAAACACTATTATCTAAAACTTACGGAGAATCACGCTTTGCCGAAATCAGCAATACAGCACTCGAGCCCAAACCATTCGATATTCCAAAAGGCGGCACGGTGTATTTGGCAACAGCCGACGCAGATGGGAATATGGTATCGTACATCCAAAGTAACTATATGGGCTTCGGTTCAGGCGTGGTCATTCCGGAAACGGGTGTAGCACTTCAAAACCGCGGCTATGACTTTTCATTGGATGAAGCACATCCGAACTTCTTAAAGCCTGGAAAACGAACATTTAATACAATTATTCCAGGATTCTTGACGAAGGAGAATGAAGCGGTCGGACCGTTTGGTGTAATGGGGGGTTATATGCAGCCTCAAGGGCATTTCCAGGTCATTACATCCACAGTCGACTTCGCACTCAACCCGCAAGCAGCACTCGATATGCCGAGATGGCAATGGATCGGTGAAAAGCGCGTTGAAGTCGAGCCACACTTCCCTAATTATTTAGTGCAGGCATTGCAGCGGAAAGGGCACGACATTCGAGTTGCAGTCGACGGCGGCAGTTTTGGACGCGGCCAAATAATTTGGCGGGATCAGAAAACAGGCGTGTTATACGGTGGAACAGAGCCACGAACAGATGGCGCAATTGCCGCTTGGTAA
- a CDS encoding sulfurtransferase — translation MEGIITLLAMVGIIVMIVRFMPKKGVKYMTTKELQPLLDDKKYVFVDVRTEKEYKEAHIPQFINRPLGTYLGDLPKDRPIVVICQSGARSNKACKELVKLGYTDITNIRRGMNGLRAE, via the coding sequence ATGGAAGGGATTATTACACTACTTGCAATGGTGGGGATCATTGTAATGATCGTGCGTTTTATGCCGAAAAAAGGCGTGAAATATATGACGACAAAAGAACTGCAGCCTTTACTGGATGATAAGAAATATGTATTTGTGGATGTCCGTACGGAAAAGGAATATAAAGAGGCTCATATTCCACAGTTTATTAATCGTCCGCTTGGAACGTATTTAGGAGATTTGCCGAAAGATCGACCAATTGTTGTCATTTGTCAAAGCGGTGCACGCAGTAATAAAGCGTGCAAGGAACTCGTAAAGCTCGGTTATACCGATATAACAAACATTCGTCGCGGGATGAATGGACTGCGTGCAGAATAA
- a CDS encoding Na+/H+ antiporter subunit G: MNVNQLIELMAALLILLGAIVSVISAFGMIRLPDVYTRSHAATKSATLSVLLCLFGGFIYFWIHDGYVSIRLILGIIFVFITAPVSGHLVCRAAYRSRVPLAEGSGDDALNEILFGEENLQVKEEVEATLKEIK, encoded by the coding sequence TTGAACGTAAATCAGCTGATTGAATTAATGGCGGCACTTCTGATTTTGTTAGGAGCAATTGTGAGTGTCATTAGCGCATTCGGCATGATCCGTTTACCAGATGTGTACACACGCTCACACGCTGCAACGAAAAGTGCGACACTCTCTGTATTGCTTTGTTTGTTCGGTGGGTTCATTTACTTTTGGATCCATGATGGCTATGTGAGTATTCGCCTCATTTTAGGGATTATCTTCGTATTTATTACAGCACCAGTTTCCGGGCATTTAGTCTGTCGCGCGGCATATCGTTCACGCGTACCGCTAGCTGAAGGTTCTGGAGACGATGCATTAAATGAAATCTTGTTTGGCGAAGAAAATTTGCAAGTGAAAGAAGAAGTAGAAGCTACATTGAAAGAAATTAAATAA
- a CDS encoding phosphoesterase → MKKLLKLILFIGVVYLFLYINNNWLVTTDYVHESEKIPESFDGYRIAQVTDLHDATFGENQSRLVKKVRATKPDAIFITGDLVDSRRYDLENSLQAVRQLVDIADVYYVLGNHEVALNLTDEIYAALNELGVHVLPNDAVQLERNGEHIVIAGIEDPLMGKEVGQSIDEALYNMNPDAFKVLLSHRPEVFETYVEKDIDLVLTGHAHGGQIRLPFIGGLFAPTQGFMPTYTAGIYEQQDTEMIVNRGLGNSLFPYRIFNLPEIYVVELKRKD, encoded by the coding sequence TTGAAAAAGTTATTGAAATTAATCCTTTTTATAGGTGTTGTCTATCTATTTTTATATATAAATAATAATTGGCTTGTCACAACCGATTATGTACATGAATCAGAGAAAATTCCGGAGAGCTTTGATGGCTATCGGATTGCCCAAGTAACCGATCTGCATGATGCGACATTTGGGGAAAATCAATCGCGATTAGTGAAAAAAGTGCGGGCTACCAAACCGGATGCTATTTTCATAACGGGCGATTTAGTTGATAGTCGCCGCTATGACTTGGAAAACAGCTTGCAGGCTGTGCGTCAGTTAGTCGATATTGCGGATGTTTACTATGTTCTGGGCAACCACGAAGTTGCATTGAATTTAACAGATGAAATTTATGCGGCTTTAAATGAGCTGGGCGTCCATGTGTTACCGAATGATGCGGTACAGTTGGAGCGCAATGGAGAGCACATTGTCATTGCGGGTATTGAGGACCCGTTAATGGGGAAAGAAGTGGGACAGTCGATCGATGAAGCACTGTACAATATGAATCCAGATGCATTTAAAGTGCTATTGTCACACCGTCCTGAGGTGTTTGAAACATATGTTGAAAAGGACATTGACCTAGTGTTAACAGGGCATGCACATGGTGGTCAAATTCGTCTGCCATTTATCGGCGGACTTTTTGCGCCAACTCAAGGTTTCATGCCAACATACACAGCGGGTATTTATGAACAGCAGGACACGGAAATGATAGTAAATAGGGGGTTGGGGAACAGCCTGTTTCCTTACCGAATCTTTAATCTGCCTGAAATTTACGTGGTTGAGTTGAAAAGGAAAGACTAA
- a CDS encoding cation:proton antiporter (subunit F of antiporter complex involved in resistance to high concentrations of Na+, K+, Li+ and/or alkali), translating into MIDLILKAALVLFMVAIGLSLFRVIKGPSLPDRAIALDTIGVNLISAIAIVSIVLKTKAFLEAILILGILAFIGTIAFSKYIERGVIVERKSAD; encoded by the coding sequence ATGATCGATTTGATTCTTAAGGCGGCACTTGTTCTATTTATGGTGGCAATCGGTCTATCCTTATTTCGTGTGATAAAGGGGCCGTCACTGCCTGACCGTGCAATCGCTCTTGATACAATTGGTGTTAATTTAATTTCTGCGATCGCCATCGTGTCAATTGTTTTAAAAACAAAGGCATTTTTAGAAGCCATTTTAATATTAGGGATTTTAGCATTTATCGGAACGATTGCATTCTCGAAATATATCGAAAGAGGTGTCATTGTTGAACGTAAATCAGCTGATTGA
- a CDS encoding ABC transporter ATP-binding protein — MIVCEQVEKRYGRKTILTQLSFEITEPKIIGLIGRNGVGKSTLLKILAGHVKTSAGKTEVIGKRPFQNLTVAANTIFIEDGMTFPSVMNLEEILKSGEKFYKNFATDLAFELLKFSRISDKNHHQHLSKGQKAVFNLIYGIASRCAITLLDEPMNGMDETIRDDMYRIILKDFLAYPRIMIISSHYLNEMEHLIEEILLLHEGKVELFAPVEEVQSLAIKLVGQKENVEPALKAYEVLATYENGPIFEAIVKNSELPLPEGVRMQNLSASDVCKVLTTSKGGSVDDIYRNSKSNV, encoded by the coding sequence ATGATTGTATGCGAACAAGTGGAAAAACGATACGGCAGGAAAACGATTTTGACACAGTTGTCTTTTGAAATTACAGAGCCGAAAATTATTGGGCTAATTGGGCGCAATGGTGTTGGCAAGTCGACATTACTGAAAATACTGGCAGGTCATGTAAAAACATCGGCTGGGAAAACAGAAGTTATTGGTAAAAGACCATTTCAAAACTTAACGGTTGCCGCGAATACGATATTTATCGAGGATGGAATGACATTTCCGTCTGTGATGAATTTAGAGGAAATTTTGAAGTCGGGTGAAAAATTCTATAAAAACTTTGCAACGGATTTAGCGTTTGAACTATTGAAGTTTAGCCGCATATCCGACAAAAATCATCACCAGCACCTTTCAAAGGGTCAAAAAGCGGTGTTCAATTTAATTTACGGCATTGCAAGCCGCTGTGCGATTACTTTGCTGGATGAGCCAATGAACGGCATGGACGAAACAATCCGTGATGATATGTACCGCATCATTTTAAAGGATTTCCTGGCGTATCCGCGTATTATGATCATTTCAAGTCATTATTTAAATGAAATGGAACATTTAATTGAAGAAATTTTACTGTTGCATGAAGGTAAAGTTGAATTATTCGCTCCTGTTGAAGAAGTGCAGAGTCTTGCCATCAAGCTTGTAGGGCAAAAGGAGAACGTGGAGCCGGCTTTAAAAGCGTATGAAGTACTTGCGACATATGAAAACGGCCCAATTTTCGAAGCAATTGTTAAAAACAGTGAGTTGCCATTACCTGAAGGAGTAAGAATGCAAAATCTATCGGCAAGTGATGTATGCAAAGTGTTGACGACATCGAAAGGGGGTTCCGTTGATGACATCTATCGTAACAGTAAGTCCAATGTGTAA